TACCATGACGGTATTTCTGAGAACGGAGATGCACCATAAGACAGAAACAGATGGTGGAGTTTATTTGGGTGCCCTTTTCTTCACAGTCACTACAATTATGTTCAACGGATTCTCAGAGCTTGCAATGACCATCTTGAGACTTCCTGTCTTCTACAAGCAAAGAGACCTTCTTTTTTATCCTTCATGGGCATATGCTTTACCCACATGGATTTTGAAGATCCCAATAAACTCTGTAGAAGTTGCAGTGTGGGTCGTTATGACATATTATGTTATAGGCTTTGATCCAAACATTCAAAGGTGGAAAAGCATATACTATAGATCATTGTTCATCTATGTACATAGATTCCAATATTTACGTAACTTTCCTATTTGCAGGTTTTTCAAGCAGTATTTGATACTAATGCTGACTAGCCAGATGGCATCTGGACTTTTTCGTTTGGTAGCAGCACTAGGAAGGAATGCAATTGTTGCTAACACATTTGGGGCATTTGCAATGCTTACTGCTTTGATCCTCGGTGGATTTGTCACATCAAGAGGTGGATTAGATATATTTAGTAGCAAGTTTTTCTTTTTGTCCCGTTTTGATGAAATTTAAACTCAAATAAAGATGAATTTATTGTTTTGTGTCAGATAATGTGAAGAATTGGTGGATATGGGGTTACTGGTCCTCACCCATGATGTATGTGCAGAATGGTATTTCTGTGAACGAATTCCTTGGGAACAATTGGAATCATGTAAGCtttgtttgtttaaattttgaCCAGAAAGTATCGTAAATTCCGAAGGTTTGCAGAAAATGACTCGATCAATGTGAGTAACAGCTCTGTGCAATTTTCTTGTAACAGATTCCCCCAAATTCAACAGAGCCATTAGGAGTTACTATCTTGAAGTCTCGTGGACTTTTCCCTGAAGCATATTGGTATTGGATTGGAGTTGGAGCTTTGATAGGATATATATTCTTATTCAATTTCATTTTTGTTCTGGCCCTAAAATATCTTAATCGTAAGTCTCATTGCTTGCATTTTTAACATTCAAACATGTggcttttcttcttattttctcGTGATTGAATTGATTGCAGCATTTGGAAAGCCTCAAGCAATAATATCAGAAGAGGCCTATGTTGAAAAAATTTCAATGAAAACTGGAGTGCCAGTAGAACTATCATCAAAAGGGAAAATCTCTCAAGGTTAGATATGAGATACTCCTAATCTTGTTGCTTTTAAGTGTTTTACGATTCAAGCAATTATGTTTATCATTATGAGCACAATGCAGAAAGAGACAATATGGCAAACCAAAGAATTGCTTCATTCAGGACACCTTCTGCGAGAGTATACAGCTTCAGCAATGCCGATGAAAACAGAAAGCGTGGAGTGGTTCTTCCTTTTCAACACCTTTCCATTACTTTCGATGACATCAGATATGCTGTAGACATGCCACAGGTACCTTCTGCCTTTCTTATGCAACGTTGTTTTAGGACGAGAGGGAATACCTGCAATTCTATAATTTAAGGGAACTTGTGTGCAATGGGCCAAATTTTATGGTTTCATAGAATGATATTTCTCAGAGAATTACTAAGACGTTGAtaattttggaattgttttggtTATATTTTTCTCTTCTCATTTAGTAAGTTGCTGTTTTCAAATACCAGCATCCTGAAGTTTGTATCATGCCTGCAGGAAATGAAAGCTCAGGGTATTACTGAGGATCGTCTAGAACTTCTGAAGGGTGTCAGTGGAGCATTCAGGCCAGGAGTCTTAACAGCTTTAATGGGTGTTAGTGGTGCTGGAAAGACCACTCTTATGGATGTCTTGGCTGGAAGGAAAACTGGCGGTTACATAGAGGGAAGCATCTCAATATCTGGATACCCAAAGAAGCAAGAAACTTTTGCTCGCATATCAGGATATTGTGAGCAAACTGATATACACTCCCCTCATGTGACAGTCTATGAGTCATTGCTCTATTCTGCATGGCTCCGACTACCATCTGATGTTGATTCTGATACAAGAAGAGTATGATTCCATCACCTTCTTTTTCTCTTAAAAACAGAGAACAAGAATAGTATCATAGAAAAAACCATATCCAAAAAATGTATCCTATAGAAAacgtttaattaaattttaactgtGAATTCAATTTATGGATTGCAGATGTTCATTGAGGAAGTCATGGAGCTTGTGGAGCTGACATCCTTAAGAGAAGCGCTTGTTGGCTTGCCTGGTTTGAATGGTCTATCAGTCGAGCAACGTAAACGGCTGACAGTTGCAGTTGAGCTTGTTGCAAACCCATCTATAATCTTTATGGATGAGCCCACTTCTGGCCTTGATGCCAGGGCAGCAGCAATAGTAATGAGAACAGTGAGGAACACAGTCGATACTGGGCGAACTGTTGTGTGCACAATACACCAGCCGAGCATTGACATATTTGATGCTTTTGATGAGGTTAACCTTTCTTTTTGTTAACGAACTACTCGTCTGTTTGGTATCATCTCTAAGTACAACTTCTGATTTCTTTCATGTCACGTGATTAGTTACTTTTACTGAAGAGGGGAGGTGAAGAAATCTATGTGGGTCCAGTTGGTCAACATGCTTGTCATCTGAtcaaatattttgaggttaggCTTCTTAATATGTGCTTCACTGTGATTTTTCGGTAATATCTGCTCAATTGCTGACGATGAGGACTTAAAACTTGAAGGGCATTGAGGGTATTCCCAAGATTAAGAATGGCTATAATCCTGCAACTTGGATGTTGGAAGTTACTGCAGCAGCACAAGAAGTAGCTCTTGGAGTTGACTTTGCTGATATATACAAGAACTCAGAATTGTACAGGTTAGATCACCTCAGTGTCTTatgcaaaagaaagaaaagagtgCCCTGTGGACTATTACGGCTAAATTTTTTCACTTTAACATGTATCAATTTCTCGATAATCCCATTTTTAGTTTAGAATATTGAAATGGTGGAGATTCTAAGAATAATTGTTTAGTCCAGAACGTGTTATGCAGCATTTGACATTTCTTTCATTTAAAATAATCCAGGAGAAACAAAGTCTTGATCACAGAACTGAGCAAGCCTCTACCTGATTCAAAAGATCTGTACTTCCCAACTCAATATTCGAAGTCCTTCTTAACTCAGTGCTTGGCCTGCTTATGGAAGCAGCATTCGTCATACTGGCGAAACCCACCGTATACTGCAGTTAGACTCACATTCACAACATTTATGGCTTTGATGTTCGGGACAATATTCTGGAACGTAGGTTCAAAAAGGTAGAGATAAATATGACAAAGACTGTCTGTTCACTAAAAGTCAGAGCTTATGGACCAAAGTTATTAGTCTTATAATATTGTCaaatattttgtttgatttgatttttagaaagatattttatttagaaGAGTTATTTGTAACTTTCTTGCTATTGACAAAAATGTATGTTACTTGCAGAGGGAGACAACAAGATCTGTTCAATGCAATGGGTTCCATGTACGCCGCAGTTCTTTTCTTAGGATTTCACAATTCGACGGCAGTGCAGCCGGTTGTGGCAATTGAAAGAACAGTGTTTTACAGAGAAAAAGCAGCTGGAATGTATTCTGCATTGGCGTATGCGTTTGGACAGGTAGATTTATTATTAGATCAAAATTGTGGATTATGTGATCATAATGTCTCCTCAACTAATCATTTGGTTTCGCTTTTGACAGGTTATGATAGAAGTTCCTTATGTCTTAATTCAGACCATGATATATGGGGTTATAGTGTATGTAATGCTAGGGTTTGAATTGAGTATTGGCAAATTATTTTGGTATCTGTTCTTGATGTTCTTTACCTTACTCTACTTCACTTTTTACGGAATGATGACCGTCGCCATCACACCAAACCATAACATTGCTGCTATAGTTTCGTCAGCTTTCTTCGCGATATGGAACATTTTCTCAGGATTTATTGTTCCTCGACCGGTAATTTAACTTGTCAATGTTGCTTTCTATATTGCAGGATAACTTGGCGAATCTTACATTTCACATCTCAATTCCATTTTCGAAAACATTTTTGAAACTTGAAAACTGTATATTTATTATCTATTCTTTTAAACAAATACtatgtttttccattttttgtttcaatattttttccatttcagcCTTTTTCGTTTTTGCCGATGACTAACTGAAAATTGCATATGGCAGAGGATTCCTATATGGTGGAGATGGAATTACTGGGCTTGCCCTATTGCCTGGACACTGTATGGATTGTTTGCTTCACAGTTCGGAGATATTAAGGAAAAGATGGACTCTGGCGAAACGGTGGAAGATTTTTTAAGGAGTTATTTCGGGTTTGAACATGATTTTGTTGGAATTGTTGCTGCTGTTCTGGTTGGCATATCTGTGCTATTTGGATTCATCTTTGCCTTCTCCATTAGAACATTTAACTTCCAGAAAAGATAAGGGACTTATTTGTTTCACGTGATAAATATAAGGAGCATATTTGTACTTTTACCAAAAGATAATGTTAAGTTTAGTTAAGGATTTAGCTTTTTTAATAATCAAACTCAACCACATGGAATGCGCTGCAAGTAGCGACAGAATATCTGCAATAAGATTTTGTGATGGTTTGATCTCAGCCATTAACGCTGCATAATCAATTCAATCCACCAAAAAAGTTTGACCCTGAGCGCTTTATAATTAATGATCACTTCGatcaagaattttttttaagaaaaaagtcATCctgatttttgaatttataggACTGATTTATATGAATGAAATTTAACCaatttcaacattttagtcCATAATTCTCTAATAAGATCATTTGCATCCACTCTTATACATGTAGTATAGTTAGGTATCTATGACGCTACGAGTCTTGCCACGTAGGTTTCAATTacatattcaaattcaaattcaaatataattataaaaattgatttataattgatattgaattaaaaatgtttagatttagaGAAATCCTATTTTACTTTGTCTAATATACTTTGTTTATTTGACCTTAAACGTCTTAAATTTAAGGCTAAACCCACATCAGAATTTATGTGCTATGCGTCTTTTAATTAACTGATTCCTGCAAAACTTGTAAAACTGCGGATATGGAGTATAGGGACATCCGGCTAACGGTCCGTTAAAAAGAGATCCAATAGAAAACCGTAAATATACAAGGATtctgataaataaaattaatttacagGAACCAATTGATTGAAAAATGTATAGTAGAAAGATCTCAATATAAATTGAACCTTAAATGTATAAAGTACTGCTCACCGTATGTTAGCATGTACTGCTTAATTAACGGTAATATATGTACTTCCGGAAAATTCAAATAATCACGTGAATGAAATCTGTATTTCATTGTCTACACAATAATAAAGATTTGATATTtgcattaaaaatattaatatcacaGACAAATCTAATTTTCATTGGTCGACCACaacatatataatattaaaatgaaacaaaaataataatagaagaACAGCAAATCAGTTCTGTTTGCATATCTCAGTGTAATTCACAAATTAAGTAATAAAACAAACATATCGTATCCCAGACATATGCAAAATGTCagaattaacatttaattaagGCAACGAACCCGAAGCTTCTTTCGTTGGACGACAATAtcataattcaattttattttattttggagaAATTACACAGACGGTGTCTGAATTTTTCCAAATTAACAATTTCggtgtttgaatttttatttccaAATTAATAAAGACTACCATGAACCATGAAATCGGTCTTGACGGTAAAAAATttcctttaatattttttaacataaaCTTATCAAACTCATGCATAACATCCCAAAAAAAAATCTTGAATTGGATTACAAATTGGAAGTTTTTTTACTTCATTTAATAAGAGAATGAGGGGAAGGTCTGCTTTGATTAGGGAGTTTATaagtaggggtgtaaatgaaccgagccgagccgagctttggagtgttcatgttcggctcgtttagcgaacaaggtgttcatgttcggttcatgttcagtcgagctttgaacagagtgttcatgttcggttcgtttaaattttatagtgttcatgttcggttcgtgttcagctcgtgttcgttcgtttagccgctaaatgaacaagttcgcgaacgagctcacgaacgagctcgataagtactaaacgagctcgttcgctAACAAGCTCGCGAACAAACTCGAAAattactaaacgagctcgttcgtgagccgctcgtttagcggataaacgaacgaaaatgaacttttaaataaacaaacacgaatatgagctgaataaattaaaaacaatctaatcgaactcgttcacgaatatgagctgaataaattagaaacataattatacaaattaatctaaatatgaattagctcgcgaacacctaatcgagtttttaaacgagcttgttcgtgaactatatacgagtttgttcacgaacttgtttacgaactcttaatcgagctcgttcacgagcttgttcatgaactcttattcgagctgttcgcgaacataaacgagccgaacaccactatgttcatgttcggctcgtttatattaacgaacataaaatcaagttcgagctcggttcgtctagaatacgaacgaacatgaaccgagctcttatcgagccgaacaccgagctgctcgcgaacggctcggttcatttacacccctattTATAAGGCAGACTACTACCTAGGGCCTTCAAAATTATAATCCGGACAAGGGCATGTTTAAAGCACAAAAACTCataggcaccgtttggattgatggattctaaacggtggattttaaacaatcaatggatttggacaaaatccatcgtttgcctcaaaaaaaatttaatagaatcCATGGATTTATAGATTCCCTCATTTtttacaatccatcattttttagggttttgatttcccacctactaggtgggaaagtccaaatccaccattttttatgaatgatggattgttatactatttattttttttcataaataatgttaaaaaccattgattttattttcaatccaaacgatggaattttaaaatc
This region of Mercurialis annua linkage group LG1-X, ddMerAnnu1.2, whole genome shotgun sequence genomic DNA includes:
- the LOC126687738 gene encoding pleiotropic drug resistance protein 1-like isoform X2 encodes the protein MEEFVPQRTSAFISQNDVHMGELTVRETLAFSARCQGVGTRYDMLMDLARKEKEANIKPDPDIDIYMKAAALEGQEANVVTDYILKILGLEVCADTLVGDEMVRGISGGERKRVTTGEMLVGPAKALFMDEISTGLDSTTTFKIVNSLRQSIHILNGTALISLLQPAPETFELFDDIILLSDGQIVYQGPRENVLEFFEHIGFKCPERKGVADFLQEVTSRNDQEQYWTHKDEPYRFISAREFSEAFQSFYVGRKLGDELAAPFDKSKAHPDSLTTNKYGVSKKELLKACISREFLLMKRNSSVYIFIMTQLIILAFITMTVFLRTEMHHKTETDGGVYLGALFFTVTTIMFNGFSELAMTILRLPVFYKQRDLLFYPSWAYALPTWILKIPINSVEVAVWVVMTYYVIGFDPNIQRFFKQYLILMLTSQMASGLFRLVAALGRNAIVANTFGAFAMLTALILGGFVTSRDNVKNWWIWGYWSSPMMYVQNGISVNEFLGNNWNHIPPNSTEPLGVTILKSRGLFPEAYWYWIGVGALIGYIFLFNFIFVLALKYLNPFGKPQAIISEEAYVEKISMKTGVPVELSSKGKISQERDNMANQRIASFRTPSARVYSFSNADENRKRGVVLPFQHLSITFDDIRYAVDMPQEMKAQGITEDRLELLKGVSGAFRPGVLTALMGVSGAGKTTLMDVLAGRKTGGYIEGSISISGYPKKQETFARISGYCEQTDIHSPHVTVYESLLYSAWLRLPSDVDSDTRRMFIEEVMELVELTSLREALVGLPGLNGLSVEQRKRLTVAVELVANPSIIFMDEPTSGLDARAAAIVMRTVRNTVDTGRTVVCTIHQPSIDIFDAFDELLLLKRGGEEIYVGPVGQHACHLIKYFEGIEGIPKIKNGYNPATWMLEVTAAAQEVALGVDFADIYKNSELYRRNKVLITELSKPLPDSKDLYFPTQYSKSFLTQCLACLWKQHSSYWRNPPYTAVRLTFTTFMALMFGTIFWNVGSKRGRQQDLFNAMGSMYAAVLFLGFHNSTAVQPVVAIERTVFYREKAAGMYSALAYAFGQVMIEVPYVLIQTMIYGVIVYVMLGFELSIGKLFWYLFLMFFTLLYFTFYGMMTVAITPNHNIAAIVSSAFFAIWNIFSGFIVPRPRIPIWWRWNYWACPIAWTLYGLFASQFGDIKEKMDSGETVEDFLRSYFGFEHDFVGIVAAVLVGISVLFGFIFAFSIRTFNFQKR
- the LOC126687738 gene encoding pleiotropic drug resistance protein 1-like isoform X1, which gives rise to MENAETSRGSSGRISSSNVWRNTSLDIFSMSSRKEDDEEDLKWAALEKLPTYLRIRRGILKEEEGQTREIDINSLGLIEKKNLLERLVKIAEEDHEKFLLKLKDRIDKVGVDMPTIEVRFEQLNVEAEAYVGSRALPTIFNFCVNMFEEILNYLHILPSRKKPLSILHDVSGIIRPKRMTLLLGPPSSGKTTLLLALAGKLTKDLKCSGRVTYNGHGMEEFVPQRTSAFISQNDVHMGELTVRETLAFSARCQGVGTRYDMLMDLARKEKEANIKPDPDIDIYMKAAALEGQEANVVTDYILKILGLEVCADTLVGDEMVRGISGGERKRVTTGEMLVGPAKALFMDEISTGLDSTTTFKIVNSLRQSIHILNGTALISLLQPAPETFELFDDIILLSDGQIVYQGPRENVLEFFEHIGFKCPERKGVADFLQEVTSRNDQEQYWTHKDEPYRFISAREFSEAFQSFYVGRKLGDELAAPFDKSKAHPDSLTTNKYGVSKKELLKACISREFLLMKRNSSVYIFIMTQLIILAFITMTVFLRTEMHHKTETDGGVYLGALFFTVTTIMFNGFSELAMTILRLPVFYKQRDLLFYPSWAYALPTWILKIPINSVEVAVWVVMTYYVIGFDPNIQRFFKQYLILMLTSQMASGLFRLVAALGRNAIVANTFGAFAMLTALILGGFVTSRDNVKNWWIWGYWSSPMMYVQNGISVNEFLGNNWNHIPPNSTEPLGVTILKSRGLFPEAYWYWIGVGALIGYIFLFNFIFVLALKYLNPFGKPQAIISEEAYVEKISMKTGVPVELSSKGKISQERDNMANQRIASFRTPSARVYSFSNADENRKRGVVLPFQHLSITFDDIRYAVDMPQEMKAQGITEDRLELLKGVSGAFRPGVLTALMGVSGAGKTTLMDVLAGRKTGGYIEGSISISGYPKKQETFARISGYCEQTDIHSPHVTVYESLLYSAWLRLPSDVDSDTRRMFIEEVMELVELTSLREALVGLPGLNGLSVEQRKRLTVAVELVANPSIIFMDEPTSGLDARAAAIVMRTVRNTVDTGRTVVCTIHQPSIDIFDAFDELLLLKRGGEEIYVGPVGQHACHLIKYFEGIEGIPKIKNGYNPATWMLEVTAAAQEVALGVDFADIYKNSELYRRNKVLITELSKPLPDSKDLYFPTQYSKSFLTQCLACLWKQHSSYWRNPPYTAVRLTFTTFMALMFGTIFWNVGSKRGRQQDLFNAMGSMYAAVLFLGFHNSTAVQPVVAIERTVFYREKAAGMYSALAYAFGQVMIEVPYVLIQTMIYGVIVYVMLGFELSIGKLFWYLFLMFFTLLYFTFYGMMTVAITPNHNIAAIVSSAFFAIWNIFSGFIVPRPRIPIWWRWNYWACPIAWTLYGLFASQFGDIKEKMDSGETVEDFLRSYFGFEHDFVGIVAAVLVGISVLFGFIFAFSIRTFNFQKR